The genomic window GCGCCATCAGCCGATGGCCGAATTCCGTCAGCGCTCCGGAAAGGCCTGCCGACAGCGTCGCCGATTCACCATGATCGCCCATAGCGCTTCCCTTTTTGATCCCGACGGGGCACCTAAAGCGCGTCGCGCTCCAGGTGGTTTCCTCTGTGCATGTCGTTGCCCAAGACCGCTGCACATGTTTGGGCGACACGCACTGGCTTGGCGCAGGAACCCGGATGACACTGTTGACGGTGATGATCAAGACCTTGTTGGCCGCGCTTTTGCTGCTGACCGCTTTGACGCTGCCCGGCCACGCGGCGACGTTTTCGATGAAGCGCGGCCTCAATCTCGACCAGTGGACGACATGGGTGGGCGAGGAGCAGTGGAGCGATCCCAAGGCTATCCTGCCCTACCCGGAATGGCGCAAGTTCCTCAAGGATGAGGACCTCAAGGCGCTCAAGAACGCCGGCTTCGATTTCCTGCGCATGCCGGTCGACCCTTCGCCCTTCCTGTCCGACAAGACGCTGGCGCTGCGCGACGATCTCTATGCCAGCGTGCTGGATTCGGCGCGGATGATCAACCGCGCCGGGCTGAAGGTGATCGTCGACATGCACCTGATCCCGTCTGGCGGCAGTCGCAAGGTCGGCATGGCCGAGGTGATGGACGACCCACGGATCTTCGACGCCTATGTCGAGATGACCAGGAAGATGGCGCGCACCCTGGCCGCGGAGGACCCGACGCAAGTGGCCTTCGAGCCGATGAACGAGCCGATCGTCGATTGCGACACCGACGGCACAAACCTCTGGCCGGAACGCCAGCAGAGACTGTTCGCGGCCGCCCGCTCCTCGGCCACGAAGCTGACCTTGATCCTGACCGGCGCCTGCTACTCCAGTTCGACGGCACTGGCGAAGATCGACCCCAAGGCAATTCCCGACGACAACGTCATCTGGACCTTCCACTCCTACGATCCGTTCCTGCTCACCCATCAGGGTGCGACCTGGGCCGGCGATTTCATTCCCTACGTGACCGGCCTGCCCCACCCGCTCAGCGTGGTGCCACGCGCCGAACTCGACGCCACGCTCGACACGATCCGCGCCCGCATGAAGGCCAAGGCGCCCTGGCTGCGGCAAAGCGGCTTGCTCGCCTATCTCGATGAACAGGTCGCCAGCATGGACAGCCCCGACAAGCTGCTGGCCCTGATGGACGCGCCGTTCGAGCGCGTCGAGGCCTGGGCCAAGGCCAACGGCATCAAACCGGAAAACATCACGCTGGGCGAATTCGGCATGATCCGCCAGGAATACGGCAATCCCTACGTCATGCCCGCCCAGTATCGTGCGGCCTATGTGAAGGACATGATCGCACGCGCCGAAGCGCACGGTTTCTCATGGTCGGTATGGAGCTATGGCGGCGCCTTCGGCATCGTCGATGCCTTTAACGGCGAGAAGGCCGAGCCGGACGTGATGGAGGCGATCAAGGGACTTCGCTGACGCGCCTTCGTTGGACCGGGAAGGTCAGCCCAGATCGATCGACAGGATCTCAGGGCGCACGCCGAACCGCACCGGCAATGTGCTGAAGCCCAGTCCACCCGAGACGATCAGGTTGCGGCCTGACTCCACGACATGGCCATAGGCATAACGGTTACCGAAACGGGAAGGCACAATCGGCGAATAGCCGAAGATCCGCACCTGCCCGCCATGGGTATGGCCGCAGAGGGTCAGCGAAATTCTGGACGACACCTTCGGAAATATATCCGGCTCATGCGCGAGCAGAATGACCGGCGACGTGTCGGTCACCTTGGCCATCGTGCCATCGAGGTCGTCCAGTCCCTTGACCCTGCTGCGATCCCGGCCGGGCAGCAAGGCCATCTGATCGGCAAGTCCGGCAAGCCAGAGGCCATGACCGTCCTTTTCGAGGCGCACGACGTCGTTTTCCAGGACGGGGATGCCAAAGCTCTCGAGCGCCGTGCCCCCCACTGTCGGTCCTGCACCCGCCTGCTGTGCTACAGGGTCCTCCCACCAATCATGGTTGCCCAGGACCGACCAGACACCGAGCGGCGCCTTGAGACCGGACAGGGCCGAGGCCCACTCGGATGCCGCCACCGGCTCCGCCATCAAGCGCATGCCGGCGATGTAGTCGCCAAGCAGGACGATCACGTCCGGCTGCAACGCGTTCGCCTGTTCGGCAAGGAAAGCAATTCGCTCGGGCGACATCCACGGCCGGCAGGCATGGATGTCGGCAAGTGCCACGACACGCAGCCGCAATCCGGCCGGCCAGTTTGGCGGCGTCAACGCATAGCGCTTCACATGGGTCAGCAACATCGGCTCGATGCCGACAGCATAGGTGCTGAATGAGGCGACGGAAAGCAATGACCCGCTGATAAAGCGCAGGAACCCGCGTCTGGTCATCATGGCTCGGCCCCCGCCCCAATCGGGGCCAATGCCCCGACAATGAGCACCGTTAAAACCGACGAATGCGCCAGCAAACCGGCGGGGATTGGGAGATTTTGCGCAGGCTCCTCACCGAGGCTCCCGCCGGATGGACCGCTCGACCAGTCGCTCGGTTATTCTTCCTGGAACAGGTTGATCTGCTGTTGCGCCAGATCCTTCGGCGCGTCGAGCCCGAGGTGACGCCAGGCATTGGCCGTCAGCACGCGTCCACGCGGCGTGCGCTGGATGAACCCCTGCTGGATCAGATAGGGCTCGATGATGTCCTCGATGGCGTCACGCGGCTCCGACAGGCCGGCGGCGATGGTCTCGATACCGACAGGGCCGCCGCCAAAGTTGCGGGCGATCATCGACAGATAGCGGCGGTCGAGCGAGTCGAGGCCGAGCGCGTCGACTTCGAGCCGGGTCAGCGCCTCGTCGGCGACCTGCCGGTTGACATGACCATCGCCGGCGACAGAGGCGAAATCGCGCACGCGACGCAGGAGCCGCCCGGCGATGCGCGGCGTGCCGCGCGCGCGCCGCGCGATTTCCAGCGCGCCGTCGTCGCCGAGCGGCATCTGCAGGATGCTGGCGCCGCGCCGTACGATCTGCTCCAGTTCCTCGACCGTGTAGAAATTGAGCCGCACCGGGATGCCGAAACGGTCGCGCAACGGATTTGTGAGCAAGCCAAGCCGCGTGGTGGCGGCAACAAGCGTGAAGCGGGCAAGGTCGATCTTGACCGAGCGCGCCGCCGGCCCCTCGCCGATGATCAGGTCGAGCTGAAAATCCTCCATTGCCGGGTAGAGGATTTCCTCGACCGCCGGACTGAGCCGGTGGATTTCATCGATGAACAGCACGTCGCCTTCTTCGAGGTTGGTCAGCAGCGCAGCGAGATCGCCGGCCTTGGCGATGACCGGCCCGGAGGTCGAGCGGAAATTGACGCCGAGCTCGCGCGCCATGATCTGCGCCAGCGTGGTCTTGCCGAGGCCGGGCGGCCCGACGAACAGCACATGGTCGAGCGCCTCGTTGCGGCCCTTGGCGGCCTCGATGAACACCTTGAGATTGGCCCGCACCGCCGCCTGGCCGACAAAATCGGCGAGCGTCTGCGGGCGCAAGGTCTGGTCGGCGTCCTCGCCGCGTTTCTCGGGAGCAATCAGACGGGGCGAAAGGCTCATGCCGCCTTCCTTGCATACGGCAGGGAGCGGAACAAGCGACGGCTCACCGCGCCAGTTCCTTCAGGCCGAAACGGATCAGCTTCGATGCATCCGCATCTTCGCCGGCCGTCTTCAATGCTGCCGCCACCGCATTGGCGGCGGTGTCGCGCGAATAGCCGAGATTGACCAGCGCCGAGACGGCATCGGCGATCGGCGCCGGCGCCACGCCCTCGCCCAGTTCCTGCTTCAGGCCGATGGTGCCGGAGGCGGTGCCTGCATAGGCCGGCGCCTTGTTCTTCAGTTCAGTGACGATGCGCTCGGCCACCTTCTTGCCGACGCCGGGTGCCCGGCTGACCATGGCGATGTCGCGCAGCGCAATGGCATTGGCGAGATCAGCTGGCGCCAGCGTCGACAGCATGGCCAATGCCACTTTGGCGCCGACGCCCTGCACGGTCATCAACAGCCGGAACCACTCCCGCTCCAGCGCCGACTGGAAACCGTAGAGCCGCAGCATGTCCTCGCGCACATAGGTTTCGATGAACAGCACCACCGCCTCGCCGGGACCGTGCAGCGACGCCAGCGTACGCGCCGAGCAATAGGCGACATAGCCGACGCCATGCACATCGACGATGCAGTGGTCCTCGTCGATCTCGTCCAGCGTGCCCTTGAGTTTGCCGATCATGCGCCAGCTTTCATGGATGGGATTCCGGAGAGATGATCTCAAGGTCCGGGAAGTAACTACGATACCGAGCGGCGTCGCGGGTCAACAAACGATGCCCGGCAACGGTCGCATGAGCACCGATAAAGAAATCGGGCAAGGTTCTTTCCCGAACACCACCGGCCCGGCGATAGCGGGAATGCGTGACGCCTGCAAGGAATGCGGCGTCCCAAGGTACAAGTTCGCGATCCATCTCCAGCATATCGACTGCTTTTCGCAACGCCGTCTCCGTCGCGATCAGCGGCGCCAACTCAGACCAGACGATGGTATTGACCACCAACGCTCCGTCGCGGCGGCAAACGGTAATTGCAGACGCTGACCATTTTGTCAGCGGTCCGGTCGGTCCCCAGACGTCGAGGAGGACATTCGTGTCAATCAACGTCGAGATCTTCACGCGGGCCCCTCAACCACTCCATGTACTGATCGGTGGTCATGCCTCCCAGATCCAATGTCCCCTCCATTCGGTCAAGGACATCGTTGAACCTGCGCAATTTCTCCTCCTCAGAGAGGTTCTCGTTGACGGCAATCAGTTGAACGCCCCCGTTGGTGGCCACGAATTCCACCTCGGAACCCGGGCCGATGCCCAAGTGATCCCTTATCGGTTTGGGGATTGTGACTTGCCCCTTGGTGGTGACGCGCATGGTAATACCTCGTGGGTATTACCTATCTCAGGAAAGAGAACAAGTCAAGAACATCGCTAGCCGGCAAGCGCCATCCGGTAGGCGACGCTCTGCCGATGATGCGCGTGGCAGATGGCGATCGCCAGAGCGTCGGCGGCATGTTCGGTATCGAAGGTCGCCTTCGGTAGCAGCACCTTCACCATCATGTGGATCTGCTTCTTGTCGCCGTGGCCGACGCCGATCACCGCCTTTTTGACGGCATTGGGGGCATATTCGGCGACGACCAGGCCCGCGCGCGCCGGCACCAGCATGGCAATGCCGCGCGCCTGGCCAAGCTTCAGCGTCGCCACCGCATCCTTGTTGACGAAGGTCTGTTCGACGGCCGCCTCGTGCGGCATGGCAGCATGCACGACCTCGGCGAGCCCATCATGCAACTGGCAAAGGCGTGTCGCCAGCGCCGCCTTGTCTTCGGAACGCACGGTTCCGGAGGCAACGAAGCGCAGCGAATTGCCGAGGCTCTCGACAATGCCCCAGCCGGTGCGCCTGAGCCCCGGATCGATACCTATGATGCGAATCGCTTCCGCCATCTGCCAACTTTACCTCCGGTGGGAAGCGATGCCAGCGAAATGTGAACAAACCGGAAACGAAGAGGCGATTGAGCTCAGCCGCGGCCGAAAGCGGTGTTCAAAAGCGTGATCTGGTCGGAGACGGGGTTGCTGCGGCGGGCCGCGAACGACGCATCGACCAGGGCGCCGCCGTAGATTTCCTCATCCATGCGGCGCACCAGCGCCTGCAGGCGCAGCGAGCGGGTGACGAGGTCGAGAAAATCCTCGGGCAGTTCGGCCCAGCCAGCCGCTTCATCATGGGCGGAAGCGGTATCGAGGCGGACCTTGGACTTTTCGGAAGCAACCTGATCGCGCGTCATCTCGCCGGAGTTCGCCGCACGCTGCAACAAAAGCCAGGACGCGACCTGCATCAGCCTGGTGGTCAGCCGCATCGATTCGGCGGCATAGAGTGTCGCCGCCAGCCTGGACAGTTTCTTCGCCTCGGCCCGGCCCTTGCCGTCGAGATATTCGGCAGCCTGTTCGACCAGGCCCATACCTTCCTGGTAAAGGGGCTTGAAGGATTGGGAAAAGACACGGCGTTCCGCCAGCTTGACGGTGTTCGCGCTTGCCTTCGAAGGCTCGTTCATCAATACGCCCCTGCACTTCCAACAGCTGGCTGGTCAGGCTTCATTGCCGTCGCGCCCAGCACCCTATACGACTGAAGCATTGAAAATGCGCCTCGTAGTTGGCGAAGGCAAGCACATGTTTAACAAACGGTTAACGGCGGGGAAACAGTCGGAAACCAGACAAAAAAAGAGCCGCGGGTAAGGCGGCTCTCAGGAGTTTAACAGGGAGGCGTCAAACAAAGTGGCTCCAACCACTCGGTAAGAATCCAGATCACTGGATGGGTATAGTAAACGCTTGTAAAGCTTAATGAACCCTTAAGGGCGCCAACATTTTTTGATGAAACGGCACCTGGCTGTACCGGAACAGCACACCCATCGCTTCCCCGGGACCCTGCGTCAGTTCTTCCAGATCGCCGGCAATGCGATGAAGGCAAACAGCAGCATCCCCGCGTAGAAGGCCATCGACGATATGCCCAGCACCGGTTCGATGGCCGGGTGGCCGGCAAGCATGACGTACAGCCCGATCATGAGCCCGATGCCGCTGATTGCCGTCAGCCAGAAATGGACAACGGCAAGCGTCTTTTGCGCCACAGCCGGAAACAGGTGGTAGAAGAAGGCGAACACCGCCGACATCAGCCACCCCGCCACCATCGTGTGGGCGTGGGTTGGCATCTGGCCATGGTCCGCGCTGATCGCCATGTGCAGGCCGAGCGCCATCCCGCACAGCGAATAGATGATGGCCAGCGTGAAGAAATTCCTAGCTACCCCTTGCATCGTATGGTCCCCCGAATTGCCTTTTCCCGCTCTGGGAATGGGTTGAACAGGGCGGTCGTTCCGCCACCGGGTCTCCGGCACCGGCGCACTAGCATCGGCCATGTTTCTGCATGATGACGCCCCGCGCCCGGCCTCGCCCGGTGTTGTTACATTAGCAGAGAACAACACAACGCACTGAGGCAATCGTCGACCTGAATATCGATCCGAAGCTGCGGTGCAGGCCGAAACAAATCCGGCTTGCGCGCGACATCGTTCCGAAACGGGAGTCGCGCAAAAGCCAATTCATCGAAAGTGAGGACGAGCAAAGTCCTGCACTCTTCGCGATCATGGGCAACATTCGGGGAAATCCATGGACTGGTATTCCATCGTCAAACTCCTGCACGTCGTTTCGGCCACCGTCTGGGTGGGCGGCGGATTCACGCTGATGCTGCTGGCATTCCTCGCCGATCGCGCGGGCGATCTGCCGGGAACGCTTCAGGCGATGCGCGCCACCGGTGAGCTCGGCGGCAAGCTGTTTGCGCCACTGTCGATTCTGACCCTCGCCTTCGGCCTGGTCATGTGCTGGTTCTGGGTCGGTTTTTCCGAGCTGTGGATCATCATCGGTCTTGCCGGCTACTTCACCACCTTCTGCGTCGGCATGTTCATCTTCAAGCCGACAGCCGAAAAGATGGCTGAGATGATCGACAGGGACGGCGTGACGCCGGGAGCCCTTGCCCATGGCCAGCGCATTCTCACCGCCGCGCGCTTCGACTATGCGGTGATGCTGGTGATCATCGCCGACATGGTGCTGAAGCCAACGCTGCACGACATCGCCATCCTTGCCGCCATGCTGATGATCCTGGCGATCGGCCTCGCTCTGTCTCTCGGCGGCGCACGGCGACTGACGCCGCGCGTCGCCTGATCGCCTACATCAGGCCAGCGATCCCGTCCCACAGCAGCTTCACCGCCACGACCGCCACCGTCGCATAGGTGAACGGGTAGAAGATTTCCGGCCGCATGGGCCGCACCAGCCAAGCGTCGGCAATGGTCGAGAGCGGCGCCAGCGGCATCAGCACCGCTGAAGCCGTCAGGTTGGCGGTGTCGAACTGGCCGAGCGCGAAATAGGGGATGAGCTTCAGCGCGTTGGTGGCGGCAAAGAAGATCGCGGCGGTCCAGACAGCACCTTCGGGTCGAGCCGGATCGGCAGCGCGTAGACCTGGAAGGGTGGGCCGCCGACATGGGCGACGAAGCTGGTGAAGCCGGCGACCGTGCCCCAGGCCGCCGCGGCCACCCGGTTGGGCTTGGCCGCGTGATCGGAGCCGTGGCGGAACTGCAGGTAAAGCCAGCGCAACACGAAGATGATGGCGACCGCGCCGACGATCAGCCGCACCGCTTCTTCCGTGACCAGTGCCGCCGTCAGCCAGCCAAGGCCGATGCCGATGACGGCGCCGGGCATCATGTCGACCAGCATCCTGCGGTCGCTCCACCATGTCCACACCGAGACGATGTCCATCAGGCAAAGGATCGGCAGCAGGATGGCGGCTGCCTGCACCGGCGGTATGGTCAAGGCCATCAACGGCACGCCGACAAATCCGACCGCGCCGCCAAAGCCGCCTTTCGACAAGCCAACGAGAATGACCGCCGGAATGGCCGCGGCATAGAACCACGGATCGGCGAGCAGACCTGTCATGGAAAGAGAAGGGCTGGAGGGAAGCGTATCCACGCCTGAATACCCCAGAAGCCGCGATGCCGCGACTGCAAATGTCAGCGGGGGACTGTCACATATCCAGGACGGGGGCGAGCGGCGGCGGTCGTCGCCGGATCGGCTGCGCCTTGATGATGGCGGTGCTGGTCTCGGCCTTGTCGGCGATGCGGTCGAGGATGCCGTCGAGGTCGCCGATGGAGCGCACGAACAACCGGGCGACGAAGCAGTCATCACCCGTCACCTTGTCGCATTCGCCGAATTCGGGGATCTCCTCGATCAGCTTCTGGACGATATGCAGCTTGCCCGGCAAGGGCCGGATGCGAACGATCGCCTGCAGCGTATAGCCGAGAGCCTGCGGATCGATGTCGATGGTGAAGGCCCTGATGACGCCGCGCTCCTCGAGGCGCCGAAGCCGTTCCGAGACACTTGGTGACGACAGCCCAACCTGGGCCGCAAGATCCTTGAGCGAGGTTCGCGAATCCTTGAGCAGGATATCGAGCAGCTTTCTGTCCGGACCATCGAGCATTTTACATTCCACAGAAGATAGCAGTTATACCTTATATAATTAGGTACAATCTTGATATCACCTTGCCAGAATTATGGGAAGCGCCAACCGCACATGAGATTATCAGGGCTCCGGCAGCTTCAGGAGCATCCCATGGACAATACGGTACGCGGCACGATCGAGATGACGGCGGCGATGGCGATCCTCGGCACGATCGGGTGGTTCGTCGTCCTCTCCGGCCAACCCGTGCTGGACGTCGTGTTCTGGCGTTGCGCTTTCGGCGCGATGACGCTGATGGTCATCTGCGCGGCGCTGGGATTGTTGCGCCATGCACTGTCGCTACGCATCATGACGATGGCGGCTCTCGGGGGCGCCGCCATCGTCATCAACTGGCTCTTGCTTTTCGGCTCATTCTCGCGCGCATCGATCTCGATCGCCACAGCGGTCTACAACACCCAGCCCTTCATGCTGGTGGCCTTTGGCGCCTTGTTCTTCTCCGAACGGCTGACCCTGGCAAAGCTGACCTGGCTGGGGATCGCTTTTGCCGGCATGGTGCTGATCGTGCAGGCCAAGCCTGATGCCGGCTATGGCGGCACGAATTATTTTCTCGGAATCCTGATGGCGCTCGGCGCGGCCTTCTTCTGGGCCGTCGCCGCCATCGTCACCAAGAAACTCAAGGGCACGCCACCACAGCTGATCGCCCTCATTCAGGTCAGCGTCGGCATTGTCATGCTCGCGCCCTTCGCCAACCTCGCCCATCCGCCGGCCGATGCGCGGAGCTGGATCATGCTGGCCATACTCGGCATCGTCCATACCGGGCTGATGTACATATTGATGTATGGCGCCATCCAGAAACTGCCGACATATCTGCAGGGCTCGCTGTCCTTCATCTATCCGGTGGTGGCCATCCTGGGCGATATCGTCGCCTTCGGCCATCGGCTGCAAGCGGTCCAGATCGTCGGCGCCCTGGCCATCCTGATCGCCGCGGCCGGCATGAACCTCGGCTGGTCCTTGTGGAAATCGAAAACGCCGGGGCAAGCCGTTGAGGCCAGCAGGTGAAGCACCGCGGATTTGCACGGGAAGCAGGACTCATGCGATGAAAGCATAAGGCGCATACGAGGGGCGGTGGCGTGGACGTCGTGACCTTTCAAAGACGGCTATTGCCCCGCGAACGCATCTTGTGGAGCGGTATTCCCGCGCAGGGTGTGCTGTTCACCGGTCGCGATGTGTTCCTCATTCCGTTCAGCCTGCTCTGGTGCGGCTTTGCAATTTTCTGGACCTATACGGCGAGAAGGCAAGGCGCGCCGCTTTTCTTTGATGCATGGGGAGCGATGTTCATCTGCATTGGGTTGTTCTTTGTCTTTGGCAGATTTGCAGTCGACGCATGGTTGAGACGGCGTATCTCCTACGCGGTCACGGACAAGCGCATTCTCATCATGCGCGCCGCCCCCTTCTCCAATTTCACAGCGATCGACCTGGAGCGTCTTCCCGATATCCAACTTACCGGCGAGGGAGCAAAGCGTGGCAATTTGCGCTTCGGCGCAGCGGCATCATTCTTCGGAAGCCCGGGCGGCTGGTCTCGGGGCCGTTATCAGAATTTTGGCAGCTGGTCGCCGGCTCTTGACCCTGTCCCGCAATTTCTCGGCATCGAAGAGCCGTCGAAGGTGTTTGACCTCATAACCAAAGCCAGCGATGCTCTTCGCTCCGATCGGCGGTTGTCATCCTGACAGCTAGCGCCTGTTCAATTCCCGCGCTTTGCTCTATGCCGCAATCCAACCATCTTCGCCCGGCATAGGCGAAAACCGGGATCGAAAAACAATGAATGACGCAACGCCCCCTAATCGCTGCCGCATCGTGCTGATCGTGCCGCCCGACGCCTCCGCCGCCCGTATAGGCGCGGCATTCGATGGCGGCGACATCGCATCGCTTATCCTGCCGGAGAATGGCATGGACGAGGCGTCCTTCCAGGCCTTCGCCGAAAAGATCGTGCCGGCCGCCCAAGCCGCCGGCATCGCCGTGATCATCGCCGGCGACACCCGCATCGCCGGCCGCGTCCAGGCCGACGGCATCCATGTCGAGGTCGGCAAGGCCGAACTCGCCGAAACCATCGAGCATTTCCAGCCACGGCTGATGGTCGGCGCCGGCGGCGCCAAGACCAGGGACGACGCGCTGGAGCTCGGCGAAACCCGGCCTGACTACATCTTCTTCGGCCGCTTCGGCTACGACAACAAGCCGGAGCCGCACCCGCGCAACCTGTCGCTTGGCCGGTGGTGGGCCGACATGATCCAGATCCCCTGCATCGTCATGGCGGGATCCGACATCGCCTCGGTGGAAGCGGTGGCC from Mesorhizobium shangrilense includes these protein-coding regions:
- a CDS encoding glycoside hydrolase family 5 protein, with translation MTLLTVMIKTLLAALLLLTALTLPGHAATFSMKRGLNLDQWTTWVGEEQWSDPKAILPYPEWRKFLKDEDLKALKNAGFDFLRMPVDPSPFLSDKTLALRDDLYASVLDSARMINRAGLKVIVDMHLIPSGGSRKVGMAEVMDDPRIFDAYVEMTRKMARTLAAEDPTQVAFEPMNEPIVDCDTDGTNLWPERQQRLFAAARSSATKLTLILTGACYSSSTALAKIDPKAIPDDNVIWTFHSYDPFLLTHQGATWAGDFIPYVTGLPHPLSVVPRAELDATLDTIRARMKAKAPWLRQSGLLAYLDEQVASMDSPDKLLALMDAPFERVEAWAKANGIKPENITLGEFGMIRQEYGNPYVMPAQYRAAYVKDMIARAEAHGFSWSVWSYGGAFGIVDAFNGEKAEPDVMEAIKGLR
- a CDS encoding metallophosphoesterase, whose amino-acid sequence is MMTRRGFLRFISGSLLSVASFSTYAVGIEPMLLTHVKRYALTPPNWPAGLRLRVVALADIHACRPWMSPERIAFLAEQANALQPDVIVLLGDYIAGMRLMAEPVAASEWASALSGLKAPLGVWSVLGNHDWWEDPVAQQAGAGPTVGGTALESFGIPVLENDVVRLEKDGHGLWLAGLADQMALLPGRDRSRVKGLDDLDGTMAKVTDTSPVILLAHEPDIFPKVSSRISLTLCGHTHGGQVRIFGYSPIVPSRFGNRYAYGHVVESGRNLIVSGGLGFSTLPVRFGVRPEILSIDLG
- the ruvB gene encoding Holliday junction branch migration DNA helicase RuvB, whose translation is MSLSPRLIAPEKRGEDADQTLRPQTLADFVGQAAVRANLKVFIEAAKGRNEALDHVLFVGPPGLGKTTLAQIMARELGVNFRSTSGPVIAKAGDLAALLTNLEEGDVLFIDEIHRLSPAVEEILYPAMEDFQLDLIIGEGPAARSVKIDLARFTLVAATTRLGLLTNPLRDRFGIPVRLNFYTVEELEQIVRRGASILQMPLGDDGALEIARRARGTPRIAGRLLRRVRDFASVAGDGHVNRQVADEALTRLEVDALGLDSLDRRYLSMIARNFGGGPVGIETIAAGLSEPRDAIEDIIEPYLIQQGFIQRTPRGRVLTANAWRHLGLDAPKDLAQQQINLFQEE
- the ruvA gene encoding Holliday junction branch migration protein RuvA, producing MIGKLKGTLDEIDEDHCIVDVHGVGYVAYCSARTLASLHGPGEAVVLFIETYVREDMLRLYGFQSALEREWFRLLMTVQGVGAKVALAMLSTLAPADLANAIALRDIAMVSRAPGVGKKVAERIVTELKNKAPAYAGTASGTIGLKQELGEGVAPAPIADAVSALVNLGYSRDTAANAVAAALKTAGEDADASKLIRFGLKELAR
- a CDS encoding type II toxin-antitoxin system VapC family toxin, translating into MKISTLIDTNVLLDVWGPTGPLTKWSASAITVCRRDGALVVNTIVWSELAPLIATETALRKAVDMLEMDRELVPWDAAFLAGVTHSRYRRAGGVRERTLPDFFIGAHATVAGHRLLTRDAARYRSYFPDLEIISPESHP
- a CDS encoding AbrB/MazE/SpoVT family DNA-binding domain-containing protein, whose product is MRVTTKGQVTIPKPIRDHLGIGPGSEVEFVATNGGVQLIAVNENLSEEEKLRRFNDVLDRMEGTLDLGGMTTDQYMEWLRGPREDLDVD
- the ruvC gene encoding crossover junction endodeoxyribonuclease RuvC, whose protein sequence is MAEAIRIIGIDPGLRRTGWGIVESLGNSLRFVASGTVRSEDKAALATRLCQLHDGLAEVVHAAMPHEAAVEQTFVNKDAVATLKLGQARGIAMLVPARAGLVVAEYAPNAVKKAVIGVGHGDKKQIHMMVKVLLPKATFDTEHAADALAIAICHAHHRQSVAYRMALAG
- the rcdA gene encoding protease adaptor protein RcdA, with the translated sequence MNEPSKASANTVKLAERRVFSQSFKPLYQEGMGLVEQAAEYLDGKGRAEAKKLSRLAATLYAAESMRLTTRLMQVASWLLLQRAANSGEMTRDQVASEKSKVRLDTASAHDEAAGWAELPEDFLDLVTRSLRLQALVRRMDEEIYGGALVDASFAARRSNPVSDQITLLNTAFGRG
- a CDS encoding DUF2269 family protein, which codes for MDWYSIVKLLHVVSATVWVGGGFTLMLLAFLADRAGDLPGTLQAMRATGELGGKLFAPLSILTLAFGLVMCWFWVGFSELWIIIGLAGYFTTFCVGMFIFKPTAEKMAEMIDRDGVTPGALAHGQRILTAARFDYAVMLVIIADMVLKPTLHDIAILAAMLMILAIGLALSLGGARRLTPRVA
- a CDS encoding Lrp/AsnC family transcriptional regulator, which translates into the protein MLDGPDRKLLDILLKDSRTSLKDLAAQVGLSSPSVSERLRRLEERGVIRAFTIDIDPQALGYTLQAIVRIRPLPGKLHIVQKLIEEIPEFGECDKVTGDDCFVARLFVRSIGDLDGILDRIADKAETSTAIIKAQPIRRRPPPLAPVLDM
- a CDS encoding DMT family transporter; the encoded protein is MDNTVRGTIEMTAAMAILGTIGWFVVLSGQPVLDVVFWRCAFGAMTLMVICAALGLLRHALSLRIMTMAALGGAAIVINWLLLFGSFSRASISIATAVYNTQPFMLVAFGALFFSERLTLAKLTWLGIAFAGMVLIVQAKPDAGYGGTNYFLGILMALGAAFFWAVAAIVTKKLKGTPPQLIALIQVSVGIVMLAPFANLAHPPADARSWIMLAILGIVHTGLMYILMYGAIQKLPTYLQGSLSFIYPVVAILGDIVAFGHRLQAVQIVGALAILIAAAGMNLGWSLWKSKTPGQAVEASR
- a CDS encoding PH domain-containing protein — encoded protein: MDVVTFQRRLLPRERILWSGIPAQGVLFTGRDVFLIPFSLLWCGFAIFWTYTARRQGAPLFFDAWGAMFICIGLFFVFGRFAVDAWLRRRISYAVTDKRILIMRAAPFSNFTAIDLERLPDIQLTGEGAKRGNLRFGAAASFFGSPGGWSRGRYQNFGSWSPALDPVPQFLGIEEPSKVFDLITKASDALRSDRRLSS
- a CDS encoding thiamine phosphate synthase, yielding MNDATPPNRCRIVLIVPPDASAARIGAAFDGGDIASLILPENGMDEASFQAFAEKIVPAAQAAGIAVIIAGDTRIAGRVQADGIHVEVGKAELAETIEHFQPRLMVGAGGAKTRDDALELGETRPDYIFFGRFGYDNKPEPHPRNLSLGRWWADMIQIPCIVMAGSDIASVEAVAATGCEFVALSSAVFAEGVDPKAAIASANVLLDETAPRFED